GAATTTCATATGGGTAGATAACACTGGGGAGGGGTGAAAGGtgaatcttttttgttttgtttcaaataacgcaccaaaatgaaaaacaagaacGGTATTGCACCAGTTTTGCTTCTGGTGTTATAGATTCTATAAACCGACCACAAAGAAGCTACCATACAAAGCGTTGCTCTATACTTTATTAGAATAAAGTCACTTTTATAAAATAGTCGTGTTAATTTGTTTACATTtctgtgttaaatatattttaaaaaacgaaTGAAAGTCCGACTTTATTATCAGTCTCACAATAAAGTTGTACATGCTGCTCAGGCAGGGCGCCTCCGGGTTGTGGAGACACTCAGGGGCGCAGGAGAGACAAAGCCAGTGGAGCCAGCAGAGGACTCAGGCGATTACTGTTGACATTTCCACCTCTCAGTTCTGCCAGGACGAACAAACAGATACAACAGCAGACCTGTTACAATCGAGTTATCAGGGGCGTGTTCATAGACCTTATACGAACCCCTCACCCATCGTTTTTACCTCTTGAAGCCTTACAGTAGGTGGCGCATTAAAAGCTTTGAGAGTTTCCTAAATGTGCAAAAGCATAGGttttaaactgcattttgaCCCTTAATGTCAGGCTATAGGATGAACAATCAAGGTTCAAAAACAAACTACAGACATGagtgtaataataaaatataaagtccACATACGGTATGCACAAAATAGTAAGGCAAAGCAAGACGTACTGGGTGAATGGAACGGGCAGAGGTTTACTCCACACCCAagagagaaggaaagaaacgTTTCGGCGGGGGAGGCCCTTACCGCAGCGCTCCCCAGAGTGGGCACGTGGGCACACGCAGGCGCAGCTCTGGGTGTCCAGGAAGCCCTGGTTGTGGCAGATCTTGCCCCCGCAGCACTTGGGTGTGCCTGTGGTGTTTCTGAAAGGAGCTGCAGCGACAGAGGGCAGTCAGGCACAGCGCCCTCACGCCTCTCACACAGATCACAGGGTCACGGATCAGAGCCCGACGAGGGTGAGCCGCCCCTCCTGGAGGTATCTGGCTCCTGGCCGGGGCCTGCAgggagggcaggagagggacccCCACATCCGCGAGGCTAAGTGGGGGACACCTGTGGAGGCTGTTTGCTTCACTGCGCTGCGGTAGAGAGAGACCTCTCCTCCTGACAGTTCACCCCCCACTCCCTCGCGGTAGATCAGGGTCTGGCGAGAGTCTGCGAGACAGCCAGATACTCGCCTGCACTCCGCCTGCTTCGCTCAGGTGCTGATCTCCAGCTCCAGACTGGAAACACCCCGGAAATCGCCAAGGGAATAAACTTGATATCCGATATTATCTTTAAAAGCGGCTGTTGTTCTCTAACCAACACCAGCTTGTGAAATAAATCCAATTCAAACTTCCCAAAGCACAGCCTTTTGAACACAAGAGTGCACAAGCTGTGGGTAGCAGCATGTATCCAAGATGGGCATTAATCATGCCTGATGAGCGGACTTTACGTAAGCGCTGTGAGTCAGGCATTAGCAACTGTAATCTGTTCACAGTCCCTGTCTTGGGTTTCTGCTGGTCTCTGCTTACCGCACTGTTTGCATTTGGCTCTGCAGTGATCCACTCTAATCACAGCACAGTTGGGTTCATACAGCGTGGAGCAGAAGCTGGGGTCTGAGTCCTCACAGGCTTCTGAAACAGTGAGCACGGCCAAAAGGCAAAAGCACAGAGAAAGAGAGCAGGATGAGGACGGGAAGACTCTGTGCACTTCAGCAAAGTGCAACAGAAAAAGAGTGACTGGGAAACTCGCACTCAGGTAAGTGCCATAACTCAGGTCGGTTTAGttgctgaaacattttttagtttttaatattaaactggCCATGTCTAGAATTCCATCCAACCGTTGTCTACTCACTTTATCCAactcagggttgcaggggagacggagcctatcccaggaagccTATGCTAAAAGAGAGTGGAGCTAACTTTTCTCCTGGAGCTGAACTCCAGAAACCTGCCCGTCTGATTGATAGTCCAGATCAGTGCAGGTACTGCATTCACCTGAGCAGTCAGCGTAGTCCCAGCCCTCTGCACAGGAGCAGCTGCAGAGCTCCTCGTTGAGAACCCCGCAGTTCTTGCACTGCAGGGGACAGCCTGCAGCACACAGCAACAGCACAACTGagatgcacacagacacacacagtatccAAGGCAAGGCTGATCACTAATTCGTAATGACAGGTTAGGTGGCAGTGGAGTTCTGTTTCCTCTCCTTTCCCAGACCCCCTGGAGCTATTTTAATGCTCAGTCTCAGGGTGCAGCCCCCTGCTCTGCATGaagaaggtacagtagctgGGCACCCTGGCTCTGCCTACCCAAGAGGCTCTTGTGCCTCTTCACCGGAAACCCAGTATTTTAAGCACAGATGGCATGAAGAGATAAATGAGATGTCCTGTGTGAACTGTCAAATAAGAAGATCTATACAAAAATCTGTTCTCACTGTTAAATGAATTAGTTTGTTTCAGGTGCCAACGCAATGTCTGTTTACAATGCAATGTGATGCACAGGAGTCACATGTATGCACTGTCTGTATAAAAACAAACCTGCATAGTCTCTTTAGAATCCTTAATCTACGTGCCATTCACGACTGCTAGTATCAGGTTTCAGCAAATGAAACGAGATTGTGAGTGACTGAAGTGAGGGCAATGTGTTTtaagaaaagtgtgaagatgCTATGAACATCTGCTTTACTCAAAAAGACATGTTTGTCACAGAACAAATGTTTGCATGATCATGCTCCCACACACATTCTGTCACCAGTATAACATGTTCACTGTGTGCAATAAATCTCCTTGTTTACTAAGGCCGCTGCACTGAAACTGAAAcactcttaccacagtctcCACGGGGACAGACAACTGTAATAGAAAAGCAGAATACAGTATTAAAGTCCACTAAAGATCACAAACACGTTTGGGTTTTGAAATTCATTATCTATTCAAGAAAACTCGGGGTCTTACTGCACAGCCCATCTTCACACCAGCCCTGGCCTGAGTCACACCTTGAGCAGGGCGGTCCTCTCAGGTAAGGCACCCAGGGCTCCAGTCCACTGTTCCCACTGCAGTTACAAGACACACACTGCCCTGGTCAGGCTCCAGCCAAAGGTCAAAGTGACCAGTACTCAGTGGCAGTCAGTTTGATTATTCAGCCTTAGAATGAGTTCTGCCCACAAAAACATGACCACCCAGAATCACCCAGTTTATGAACAGAAGACATAGGTACAGAAAATGCAGGACTGACCAAATGTTCTACAAATAAACCGCACTGGAACACCTAGATAAACACAGCTGACCAGGATGAAAGACAAATCTGAAGCAATTCTCACCTGGGTGCGTAATTACAGACCACATAGGTAAACCTTCCAGGGCACTGAGAGCCATTCACATATCCGCAGCCCACATACTGCGTTCCTGCCCAGGCGAGCTGCAAAACAGACCAGCGTGACTGAGCAGCGGGCCCCGAGGTGGACAACCGCACGCAGCCATGTGGAGGAAGAAGGAATCTGTGGTATTGTCTTCCCGCTTAATTATCTCCCGGACGGAGGTGAATGACAGCCGTCTATCGGACTCTGATTCGTCTTTGGTTCGGCTCGCGAACTCTGCGCGCTGGGGCCGGAGGAGTCCCTGATGCTCGAACACCATCAGGGGCGTCTCTCCTGGCTTGTTTAAAAATAGACACGACATTACTCATCCTCAGTGAGCCATCATTTCCACCCACCCTGGGGTCCATTACAGAGGTCGCTTAACGATTACCATCTTAATGACAGCGACACCTGCGGCTTTGTGAAATGACACCCACAGTCTCAGCAGGGGCACACATTATGACAGGTCTTAATAGTGACACACAAGTATTCAATGGGAATGTGATGGACCTTTTAGTTTTTACCAAGAACACATCTCGAAGTCCTAAGGAGTAATGAAAAGAAGACCAAAACTGATATTATACCATTGACAAAGTATTCAATCCACAAGCTAATGTCAGAGCTCAACTGCAGTTCGGAAAAGATAACAATTAAAACAGTCAATACAATGACAAACTAATCTATGACAAAGTGAGCTGAAACTGACTGGATTTCTCTGTAGGAGCAGAAGTGACTGTTTTAAAAGGTGATCTTAATTCAACGGCATCTCAAGATCTCTGTACCAGGGTTAAATTAGATCACATAAGCTTTAATTGGATCAATTTGTGGATTGCCTTAAATTTCTTAAGCTGCTAAGGACTTCAAGAGAGGTGCAGTATACATCCTGCTGGATTGCAGACCTTGAGGACCTTTTAAGTAAACAGATGTCTCAGATTAGAACAGGCTTGTTAAAATCTTCCCTCTGGGCACTTCCTCACCTTACTAGATCACCACAGCTCCTTTTCCTGCCTTGCCTTTCTCCGTAAAACAGGGAATGTTTTGGGATTTTGTTCTTATTCACACACACCGGCAGCGTACACTGACGTCACTTCTCAGTAGCTTGGTTTTATTTCAGGAACCTAACCTTTGGTCCCGCGATCaatgcatctacagtatctggCAGAGACCTGTTATTATATAAATAGAGGGGGAAAAACGAATCTGAAGATTTGTTCTTTCAATTGCAAAGCAGCTCCGAAGCAGTGTTTCCAGGGACACCTTTACTGCGCCTTGTGTGAGGGAGTACCTGAGTGTAGTGTCCACAGACAGGGCCCGAGCAGCGGCTCTCCTCGTAGTCGTACCCCTGCTCCTCCTCCCACCAGGCCCCCACGGCCAGCACAGTCCGGGCCTCCACCTGCAGGGCAGCACAGAGCATTTCCTGTCATTCCCAGGTGCACTGCCAGACGCAGGTATAAAGCCAAAACGTTTAGACAGAAGACAAGACACAGGTGAGCGTGGTGCAGGCAGCATGTAAAGCAGACGACTGCAGCTTGTTCCAAGCGAGCCGGGAAAACAGGTGTAAAatggggaacactgagcctgAAGAGGTCATGTATGAGAAAAACTTTAGAAGTTTATATTGATGCAGCATTTACATCTACTAggcaatgtggggaagcaataaaaaagtctACATAAAATATTAGGATATAAGTtaaaatgtagaatttaaatcaaggaacATTATATTGGGAGGCGCAGATG
This genomic interval from Lepisosteus oculatus isolate fLepOcu1 chromosome 20, fLepOcu1.hap2, whole genome shotgun sequence contains the following:
- the LOC107079989 gene encoding cysteine-rich venom protein-like isoform X2, with translation MLQMFYFCLIALTPVIVLHGRNTDYTAEEIKILMDLHNNYRKRVKPQAANMRKLEWHAGLASLAQDWADLCSFDHGQPSAETGGYTHLGQNLNKFMSTDPRRLDSVEARTVLAVGAWWEEEQGYDYEESRCSGPVCGHYTQLAWAGTQYVGCGYVNGSQCPGRFTYVVCNYAPSGNSGLEPWVPYLRGPPCSRCDSGQGWCEDGLCIVCPRGDCGCPLQCKNCGVLNEELCSCSCAEGWDYADCSAPFRNTTGTPKCCGGKICHNQGFLDTQSCACVCPRAHSGERCELRGGNVNSNRLSPLLAPLALSLLRP
- the LOC107079989 gene encoding cysteine-rich venom protein-like isoform X1, whose protein sequence is MLQMFYFCLIALTPVIVLHGRNTDYTAEEIKILMDLHNNYRKRVKPQAANMRKLEWHAGLASLAQDWADLCSFDHGQPSAETGGYTHLGQNLNKFMSTDPRRLDSVEARTVLAVGAWWEEEQGYDYEESRCSGPVCGHYTQLAWAGTQYVGCGYVNGSQCPGRFTYVVCNYAPSGNSGLEPWVPYLRGPPCSRCDSGQGWCEDGLCIVCPRGDCGCPLQCKNCGVLNEELCSCSCAEGWDYADCSEACEDSDPSFCSTLYEPNCAVIRVDHCRAKCKQCAPFRNTTGTPKCCGGKICHNQGFLDTQSCACVCPRAHSGERCELRGGNVNSNRLSPLLAPLALSLLRP